TTACCCCCTACTTACTCGCATTCGTGTGATTTTTCCTGCCTATGAATCTTCATATGTTTATTCATAAGATGACGATTGCTAAAACTATTGCCACAGAGTTCACAACAAACACTTTGTGATATGATGTTTGGTAAAGGTTTCCTAGTACTAGATAAATTACTTAATTTTCGAACTAAGCGTTTCTCATGTCTTATGTCATTTGCCATTTGTTGCTGTAATTTAGAACTTTTCATTGATATGCCCATGGCTGTGTTGTGTAGTGGACTATTGTTACTATGCTGGCTGGTGGTGCTACGCTCATCTATAACAAAGTCATCGATTATATATTCAGTGTCTCTATTGTTAGAAATGTTGGAATTGCCGTCCTCCAAATCTATTTCTTCCTTCGTTACCACAGTTGAGGTAACATAACTTTGATTGTCATCAAACTCTTCGTCGTTGTGTTCATAGTCATCCTCTTCCTCATCCATATGATGTTTTTTATCTTGCTGTTCTTCGTCCATTGGTAGGTAATCTACATCATCTTCATTATAGGACTCTTTAGGACTTTCTGTATGCTGTTCGTCTTCATTACGATTTTGCTTAATAGTATTTATGATGTAGTAAAGCTCATCATTTTCATCAATCTGTTGCTTAATATTTGTACCCGCAGTGCTCTCTGTTGCCGTATGCTCTATGAAATTCTCATTTGTATCGTCATCGTCAATACTGAAAGTTTCCGTTTCTTCTAGCATATGTTCTACTAAATTTGTGGAGGAAGAAGATGGTAAGTTAATTTGGTCATTGTACATCTCCAATTCGGACTTGTTTGTATGCCCTGGCTTAAAATTTCCTTCTGCCTCTTGGTTGTTAGCAACATCTTCAGCTGGAGTTTTTACATAATTTTGGGAATTCTTATGttccaaatcttcatttatgttATCGCCAACTAATTCTAGAACCAATCCCTCTTCATGCTCAATTATGGCTTCATTTACATTCTTTGTAGTTCTTGTAGCTACTTGAGACTCTgatggcaattttttttctccagCCTTAATTGTTTTTTGATCCATATTATGATTCCTGCTTTGTTTAGGGCTCCGTTGTTCTATGTGCTCTTCCTCCGTTTTATGGTCTAAAGATACACCATCGTCGCTATCATTTAATGCTGATATGTCCATATCCTCATTATCGTCGTCGCAATAAAAATTGTCATCTGGCAATTCCTCTTCTAAAATATCCTTGCGATGTTCCTGCCTAAACATATTACTAGCCGCTTTGGTACGTTGTATTATTGACTGCAGGTTCCTATCGGATTGTCGACAAGTTGTGCGAAAATACACTGCATATTTAAGTATCTTGATGCATTTGAGACAAATTTTATCCGGAAGACCATCGTTGAGTTTCATCTGAAACATAAGAGCATGTTGATTTAATTCAAATATTGGAAAATTCATTGACACTATTACCACAACGCCGGAGAATTGGTAAATGTTTGCTGCAAGTTTGTTTCCCTCTTCAAAGAGAGGCTTTAGCTGTCCATTTTTATCACTGCTTATTTTACTATCTTCTATGAGACACACACGGCATATATTCCAAGTTATGTTTATTtccataattttattattttatgatttgtatttatttacaaaTTGCTCTCCAATTTTCACtcgaatcaaacaaacaaaatgtttagGGGTAAGAAAGAGTTTTTGGCATGACAAATCACTGAACATACCAATGTAAAGCCACTAGGGAAATTTATACAAGGTAAAGTCACTAGCCCAGCTGATGCAAATTGCCAATTTCAAACCCTAAGACCTTATTTgactatattttttattaagtaaaatatataataatgaATAGCTACTCAGTTGAAACAActtcaatgaaaaaaataatagttttaattataaattattgggttgcccaaaaagtaattgcgtatttttcatatagtcggcgttgacaaattttttcacagcttgtgactctgtaatttcattctttcttcagtcagttatcagctgttacttttagcttgctttagaaaaaaaatgtaaaaaaagtatatttgattaaagttcattctaagttttattaaaaatgcatttactttcttttaaaaaatcctcaattactttttgggcaaccctacatGGAACAAGATACGaattaacacaaaaaaattattggtgaATGATTGACTACTCTTGGCAGAATTAAGAAAGTAAAGTCACtagcccaacaacaacgaaatcagcTATACAACCCTGTGGGAATGGAGGAAATTCCCACCAGGCTGTCACATAACTGTACACTGttaaatttatatacaaatcttaATTCTCATTATCAGGTGTAGTAGCCAGAAGATTAAAAGATTTATCATTACTTCTTACTTCCTCTTtctaatagcctcgtcttctcacgatccgggttCTCGGCATCCTACCGAATATTTTACTACGAACATAGaaagcagtgggtcacaagcgccgTCATCGTCCACTTCTGCGTCCTCATCGTCTGACtatgtcggtgaggtgtaaccagtggatacatttccgatcttgctttggcctcacttcactacgtgagtatagtcatactggatatggcGCAATGTGCTgagcgaacatagccagcagtgggtcacaagcgtcgtcgc
This Stomoxys calcitrans chromosome 2, idStoCalc2.1, whole genome shotgun sequence DNA region includes the following protein-coding sequences:
- the LOC106086235 gene encoding zinc finger protein 510 — protein: MEINITWNICRVCLIEDSKISSDKNGQLKPLFEEGNKLAANIYQFSGVVMKLNDGLPDKICLKCIKILKYAVYFRTTCRQSDRNLQSIIQRTKAASNMFRQEHRKDILEEELPDDNFYCDDDNEDMDISALNDSDDGVSLDHKTEEEHIEQRSPKQSRNHNMDQKTIKAGEKKLPSESQVATRTTKNVNEAIIEHEEGLVLELVGDNINEDLEHKNSQNYVKTPAEDVANNQEAEGNFKPGHTNKSELEMYNDQINLPSSSSTNLVEHMLEETETFSIDDDDTNENFIEHTATESTAGTNIKQQIDENDELYYIINTIKQNRNEDEQHTESPKESYNEDDVDYLPMDEEQQDKKHHMDEEEDDYEHNDEEFDDNQSYVTSTVVTKEEIDLEDGNSNISNNRDTEYIIDDFVIDERSTTSQHSNNSPLHNTAMGISMKSSKLQQQMANDIRHEKRLVRKLSNLSSTRKPLPNIISQSVCCELCGNSFSNRHLMNKHMKIHRQEKSHECEICLKRFITACNLQAHMRIHTGEKPFECKFCGRRFTDRSTQIRHERIHTNEKPFTCDNCGKSFGLATSLHAHMRVHTGERPYRCEPCAKSFKLAHQLKAHQNTSLHKTVEQVHHTYIET